The DNA region tatatatatatatatatgtatatatgtatacacacacacacacacacacacacacatacacatacatacatacatatatatatatatatatatatatatatatatatatatatatacacacacacacacacacacacacacacacatatatatatatatatatatatatatatatgtatagatatatatgtatatgtatatatgtgtgtatatatacgcatatgcacacgcacacacacacacacactcacactcatacacacacacacacacacatacacacccaaacacacatacacacacacacacacatacggacacacatacacacacacgcacatatacgtacacacacaaacacaaacacacatacacacacatatttacacacacacacacacacacacacgtgtgtgtgtgtgtgtgtgtgtgtgtgtgtgtgtgtgtgtgtgtttgtgtgtgtgtctgcgtgtctgagtatacacacatacacacagcgctttctctttttctctgtctctccttcccctctctcttcccctcacccattccACAgaactcctgcccccccccccccccccattagtcCAAGCATCTCTAACCTCCCTCATCTCCGCCCAGGATGCTGCGAATCGCTCTCGTGCTGTGTGTGGTGGCCTCCACCCTGGGCTCCATGGTGCCCGAGGCTATGATTAAGAAGTATTCTTACATGAAGGTGAGTTGGCCCGAGTGTGTTTCGTGAACGCGTAGGGGTGTAAATGTACGTCAATGTAAATGCTGAGCAAATAGTCAATGAAATAACGAAGGGAAGCACACGAAAACGCAAGGATAAGTCGGCGACTTCGGCATTTTTTCGTGCGATAGATAGGTGAcgatttacatatttgtatttgtatatttatatatatatacatgtaactgcACATTCATAGGTAAAGAGATTGATAAGTAGGTATGGAGATTGAAAAAGGAATATAGAAGTAGATGAATATgattggatagataaatagatatatgaaagctTGCTTTGCCTTATCACCTTTCCCCTTTACTAGCAATAGTGAAATGGTTAATTATAAGAATTGTGAATAAATAGCTagtgttttattctctctctctctttttctctatttttccttcctctctttctctctctctttctctctctctctctctctctctctctctctctctctctctctctttttccttcccctcactctcctcttctctttctctctttctctctctctttttccttcctctctttctctctttttccttcctctctctcttttttttttccttcccctctctctcatcttttctttctctctttctccttcttcccttctatctctctccgccccccctatctctctctctctctctctctctctctctctctctctctttctctctctctctctctctctctctctctctctctctctctctctctctctctctctctctccctccctctctctctctctctctctctctctctctctctctctctctctccttctctccctcccccttcccccccgctcttcctctctctctctctctctctctctctctctctctctctctctctccttccctccctcccccttcccccttcccttcttctctctctctctctctcgtatttagatccattttattcatgttttattttgaGTTAGGACGTAATTTTCCCCATGTTCGTTTTGCTGAATCAAGCAATATCCTTCATAATGCCCTTTCATAAATACAGGATAACCATACTCAATAACTGTCACAATTTCCTTGTCTCTAAAAGATTATATCCaattttaagaagaagaaaagaaaagaaaaaaaaaagaactgtaaTTTACCCTGATCATCTAATCATTCCCCAAAGGCCATGAAAAGTTGCGTGGGAGAAGAAACCGTCAAGAAGTGGATGCTGAACATGAAGGCGGCAATTGCAACGTGCAAGGAAGAACCCGTGGGCGATATTGATATGTCTTCCTTCGATGATTTCTTGGTAATGTTTCGCTTATGTGGGTTTTGgcgttgtggtggttgtgtgaaATATTTCTGTTAATATCGTTCTTGGTTCTGTTTGTTATTgaccttttcttctttatatatttatttgtttttctctatcgaTTTCACTCTATAggaatttatattcttttttcatttttcccttacaGGCTGATATTACTCGCAGGCCAAATATTATCCCCGTGCCTTTCCAACCCGGTATGGTACACCCCAGGCACCCCGGTGGTCTTCACAGGATGGTGAGTTACTAGGTATCCAGTATTTAATGAGTCACTCCTTGAAATAAggtttccgttttctatgatatGTTCTCTCACTCGAAACTTCTTTGACAGAAACGTTTCGTCAATTCCGACGAGgctgaggaaatgaaggaggagttGAAGACCAAGCTTAGCAACGTCACTTGCGCTCTCCTGAAACTAGAATACGTAAGTAATAATGCCCTCTACTAAGatttctgtaaatattttttgtctAGCTGAATTACAAGAATTATGTGTTTCAAACATCAGGAATATGCTTGAATCCGGGTAGGATTTTACATGGTTTACTGGAGAATGAATATACATGCGAATGAAAACAGGTCgaaattacagaaaaaataattGTCCCCTTCCATTGCAGATCAATGAAGATAAGACACCTAACTACGGGAAGTTCAAAGAGGAAATTGAAGCCATGGAAATCACTGACACGCTCAAGACTGATTTCCTGATGGCCGTGGACATGTGCCAGAAATTCAGCCAGTGCTTGCCCGTGGAAAAAATCAAGCACCCCTTCATGCAGGAGATGGGAACTACCATGGGCTTCATGAAATGCTGCGGCACGAAGAGGGTATGCTTCATTTTCGCTTCATCGtgtatatactatttattattcatatcttgctcgcgtatacatacacgcgctcacaaagacacacacatacaaaaaaaaaacaaaaacaaatgttccACAATGAATCACATTATGAATCATCGATTTTTCTTCTCTTAaaccttcttcttcgcctttttcaGATGGCGATGTGCATGAGGGAGGACTTCCGCAAATACGCCGCCGAAAGTGGTTACGAAGGAGACGTTGAAGAACTAATTAATTTAATGATGGTCAATGTGCCCTGAAGATGTTGAAGGTCTGTTCGAAAGCCTCAGCATGTAAAAGGAAGTCGATGGAAGTGTGTCCTGTTTTCACCAGGGTTTTCCTTTTTCAGATGGGTGGAGAGGTTTTGGCTTTTATTTTCACTCCTCTGAATATTCTCTTGTGATGACTAGGATAAGAAATCTTGACCTGGAATGGCTTTGAATTTTGTGAACAtaacatcatctttctttccctttgtccttATAGGGAAACCCACAAACATTTCTTTTCAAATGTTTTCAAAAGATAAATTCCTTCTTCCATACCCTACCCTACACaattgaatgataaaaaaagactaTCTGGAAGTGAAGTTTAACCACACTAGTTCGAGGGAAGTTTTCATCAACATGCAACACGTATAGAAATGCAAGTTATCATTTCTCACGAGCAtcagagaagagaagatattttgttttgattttgttgcgAGGGCATTTCTGTTATCAACAAGAAAATTAAAGTGCtaacgtttctctctgtctttatatcctttataaccataattatattataataataataacacattttcAAGTTTTAGgacagaactaaaaaaaaaaccgcaCAACATTGAGAAACTTGAACAGTTCAACAATAGTGCAGTCCTACCCTTACAATCATATACAACCTGCTTGCAAGAATACTTACAAGCAGCGCATACACGCAGAACAGGAACTTCACTCAACAGCAAGTTTCTTACATATCACACCAACGCCAAGCACTCATTCTTCTCACGCTACATCGGCACTCCATACAAACAGGAAAGCTTTAAATCCTCACTTATAAATTGAACACACAAGACAAAAAcctcaacaaacaacaacactcaCACCTTAATCCATTCCCACAACAGCAGCCAACTCAATATGCGTGATGTATGGAGGTATATAcatacccgcatacacacacacacacacacacacacacacacacacatacatatacatatatgatatatatatacatatagatatgaatgtatttatgcatatatagatatatatatatacacatttaaattcatatacataaataaatacatacaaacatgcataaatacacacacacacacaaatatatatatatatatatatatatatatatatatatgtatgtatatatacacacacatacgcagttatgtgtatacacacacacacacacacacatatatatgtatatacatatatatatatatatatatatatatatatgtgtgtgtgtatgtatatgtatatatatgtctatatatatatatatatatatatatatatatatatatatatacacacacacatagatgtgtatatatataaatatacatatataaatatatgtatacacacacacatatatatgcacaaacacacacacacatatatatgtatgtatatgtatatgttcctataaatacatatgtatacacaaatatatgtatacatatacatatgtatatatacatatatatctatatatgcacacacacacatatatatatatgtatgtatttatatatatatatatttttttttttataaatgtacatatatatatatatgtgcttttttttttttttttttttttttttttaaacagccattcattccactgcaggacataggcttctctcaattcactattatgaggttatatgg from Penaeus chinensis breed Huanghai No. 1 chromosome 31, ASM1920278v2, whole genome shotgun sequence includes:
- the LOC125041897 gene encoding uncharacterized protein LOC125041897 yields the protein MLRIALVLCVVASTLGSMVPEAMIKKYSYMKAMKSCVGEETVKKWMLNMKAAIATCKEEPVGDIDMSSFDDFLADITRRPNIIPVPFQPGMVHPRHPGGLHRMKRFVNSDEAEEMKEELKTKLSNVTCALLKLEYINEDKTPNYGKFKEEIEAMEITDTLKTDFLMAVDMCQKFSQCLPVEKIKHPFMQEMGTTMGFMKCCGTKRMAMCMREDFRKYAAESGYEGDVEELINLMMVNVP